The Streptomyces sp. 135 sequence AAGCCCGTCGTGCTCTCCGGAAGCGCCCTCGACCAGCTCGCCAACACCTGCTCCCTGCAATGGTTCCTGGGCAGGGAGGTGAAGGCGGACGCCCCCGCGACCGCCGCCCAGGGCTTCGGCAACGTGGTGCACGTCCTGGCCGACGAGGTCGCCTCCGGGCGCACACCCGCCGACCTGGACGTCCTCATGGCACGCCTCGACTCGGTGTGGGATGCCCTCGCCTTCGACGCCCCGTGGAAGTCGGCTCAGGAGAAGGAGCACGCGCGCGTGGCGCTCGAACGCTTCCTCCAGTGGCACGTCGACTCCAACGGCGCCCGCGGCAGCCGCACCCCCGTCGCGAGTGAACACGGCTTCGACGTGACGCTCGAAGCGGGCCCCTACGAAGTACGCGTACGAGGTTCGATGGACCGCGTCGAACAGGACACGGAAGGCCGCGCCTACGTAGTGGACTTCAAGACCGGCAAGCAGGCCCCGAGCACCGCGGAGGTCGCCCGCCACCCGCAGCTCGCCGTCTACCAGCTCGCGGTCCGCGAGGGCGCCGCGGACGAGGCCTTCGGAGGGGTGCGTCCCGAGCCGGGCGGTGCCGAACTGGTGCAACTGCGTCAGGGCGCGGCCAAGAAGAACGGCGGTGACGCCCTACCCAAGGTGCAGGCCCAGGAGCCCCTTTCCGGGGAGTGGATCGGCGACCTCCTCGCGACAGCCGCGGGCAAGGTGCTCGACGAACGCTTCACCCCGACCACCGGACAGCACTGCACGCACTGCGCCTTCCGCGCCTCGTGCAGCGCTCGCCCGGAGGGCCGGCACGTCGTGGAGTAGCCCCGGGGGTCACAGCACCCGCATGGCCGAATTAAAGTCACGGTAAGAACTTGCTGTGCGCCGACCGTGGCGCACCTTTTTGAGGAGTACGCGTATATGGCAGCCAACCGGAAGCTCCTGGCAGTGGCCGTTGCCTGTGCCGCCGCCGTCATCGGCGTAACGGGCTGCAGCAGCGACGGCAACAAGGACCCCTTCGACGGCATGAGCGCCGACAAGATCGCCGAGAAGGCCTCCAAGGCCTCCAAGGACGCCGGGTCCTACCGGATGAAGGGCCAGATGAAGCAGAAGGGCGAGGTGAGCGACATCGAGTTCTCGGTCGCCAAGTCCGGCGACTGCAAGGGCACGATGGGCTCGGCCAAGATGGGGAAGGCCGAGTTCCTGTCCGCCGGCGAGTTCTCGTACTCCAAGGGGGACGACAAGTTCTGGGAGGCCCAGGGCGGTGGCTCCACGGCCGAGCTCCTCAAGGGCCGCTGGGTGAAGCAGCCCAACAAGGGCGGCAAGGCCATCTGCAACCCGGACGACATGTTCAGCAACAAGAACCTCAAGAAGCTGAAGCGCAAGGACGACGCCGAGGTCGGCGGCGCGAAGGCGGCCGTCCTGACCCGCACGAAGGACGGCGAGACCACCACCTTCTACGTCGCGATGGAGGGCAAGCCGTACTTCCTGAAGGTCGTGAACAAGGGCAGCGACGGCCCCGGCACCGTGACGTTCAGCGACTACGGCAAGACCGTCGACGTCAAGGCCCCGCCGGCCAGTGAGGTCGTCGACCCGGAGAAGCTGGCCTCGGGCTCCTGATCCCAGGCTTCCCCTGAGGCAGCGGTGGCCACGGACAACCGCACCCGCCCCGGTTGTCAGTGGCCACCGCTAGCCTCTCTGACGTGCCACCTCGTATCACCGACCCCGAGCAGCTCAAGGAGCTCCTCGGGATCCCGTTCACTCCGGAGCAGACGGCCTGCATCACCGCGCCGCCTGCCCCGCAGGTGATCGTCGCCGGAGCCGGCTCCGGCAAGACGACGGTGATGGCGGCGCGCGTGGTCTGGCTGGTCGGCACCGGCCAGGTCGCCCCCGAGCAGGTCCTCGGCCTGACGTTCACCAACAAGGCGGCGGGTGAGCTCGCCGAGCGCGTGCGCCAAGCCTTGATCAAGGCGGGCGTCACCGACCCCGAAGCCGTCGACCCGGACAACCCTCCGGGTGAGCCGGTCATCTCCACGTACCACGCCTTCGCGGGCCGCCTCCTGACCGACCACGGCCTGCGCATCGGCCTGGAGCCGACCTCCCGCCTCCTCGCCGACGCCACCCGCTTCCAGCTTGCCGCGCGCGTGCTGCGCGAGGCCCCCGGGCCCTATCCCGCGCTGACCCGGTCCTTCCCCGACCTCGTCAGTGACCTCCTCGCCCTCGACAGCGAGCTCGCCGAGCACCTCGTACGCCCCGACAGGCTCCGCGCGTACGACACCGAGCTGCTGCGCGCCCTGGACGGCGCGAAGCTCACCAACGCCGACCTGCGCAAGGTTCCGGAGACGGCGGCGGCCCGGCTGGAGCTGGCCGAGCTCGTCGAGCGGTACCGCGCGGCCAAGCGCTCCCGTGACCTCCTCGACTTCGGCGACCAGATCGCCCTGTCCGCGACGCTCGCCCGCACCCGCGCGGAGGTCGGCGAGATCCTCCGGGACGAGTTCCGCGTCGTGCTCCTCGACGAGTACCAGGACACGTCGGTGGCGCAGCGCATCCTCCTGTCCGGCCTCTTCGGCGGCGGCACGGGCCACCCGGTGACCGCGGTCGGCGACCCCTGCCAGGCGATCTACGGCTGGCGTGGCGCCTCGGTGGCCAACCTCGACGACTTCCCGGAGCACTTCGCGTACGCCGACGGGCGCCCCGCCAGGCGCCACGCGCTCAGCGAGAACCGCCGCAGCGGGGGCCGCCTCCTGGACCTCGCCAACGGCCTCGCGGAGCCCCTGCGCGCGATGCACGCGGGCGTGGAGGCCCTGCGCCCCGCGCCGGGCGCCGAGCGCGACGGCATGGTCCGCTGCGCCCTGCTGCGCACGCACGCCGAGGAGATCGACTGGCTGGGCGACTCGATCGCCCACCTCGTGCGCACCGGCAAGGCGCCCGGCGAGATCGCAGTCCTGTGCCGCACGGCCACGGACTTCGCCGAGATCCAGGGCGCGCTCGTCGCCCGCGACATCCCCGTGGAGGTCGTCGGCCTCTCCGGGCTCCTCCACCTCCCGGAGGTCGCCGACCTCGTCGCCGTCTGCGAGGTCCTCCAGGACCCGGGGGCGAACGCCTCGCTGGTGCGGCTGCTCACGGGACCGCGCTGGCGGATCGGCGCCCGCGACCTCGCTCTCTTGGGTCGCCGGGCCCGCCTGCTCGTCCGGCCCGGGCACACCGCCCCCGACGACCCGGACCGCCGCCTCGCCGAAGCCGTCGAAGGGGTCGACCCGGCCGAGGTGATATCCCTCGCGGACGCCCTCGACACGTTCCTGGAGTCGCCCCTCGACCCGGGCGACGCCTCGGGGGACGACGGCCTGCCCTTCTCGGCGGACGCCAGGGTGCGCTTCGCCCGGCTCGCCGCCGAACTGCGCGACCTGCGCCGTTCGCTGTCCGACCCGCTGATGGACGTACTGCACCGCGTGCTCGCGGTCACCGGCCTGGAGGTGGAGCTCTCCGCGTCGCCCGGCGCCCTGGCGGCCCGCCGCCGCGAGACCCTCTCGAACTTCCTGGACGTCGCCGCCTCCTTCGCCGCGAACGACAACGGCGCGACGCTGCTGGCCTTCCTCGGCTTCCTGCGCACCGCCGCGCAGTACGAGAAGGGCCTCGACAACGCCCTGCCCGGCGGCGAGAACACCGTCAAGGTGCTCACCGCCCACAAGTCCAAGGGCCTGGAGTGGGACGTCGTCGCCGTCCCCGGGCTGGTCAACGGCACCTTCCCGAGCGCGCAGGGCCGCGAGAAGTGGACCGCCCAGGCCAAGGTCGTCCCGCACGAACTGCGCGGCGACGCGGCCACCCTGCCCGACATCGACGCGTGGGACGCCAAGGGCATGAAGGCCTTCCACGAAGCCATGAAGGACCACCAGCGCACCGAGGAGCTCCGCCTCGGCTACGTGACCTTCACCCGCCCCCGCTCCCTGCTCCTGGGCTCCGGCCACTGGTGGGGCCCCTCCCAGAAGAAGCCGCGCGGCCCCTCGGACTTCCTGTGGGCCCTGCACGACCACTGCGCGGCGGGCCACGGCGAGATCGAGGCGTGGGCGGACGAACCGGCCGAGGACGAGGAGAACCCCGCCCTGAGCGAGGCGGGCACCGAGCAGGCGTGGCCGCTCCCGCTGGACGACGCCTCCCTGGCCCGTCGCCGCGCCGCCGCCCGCACCGTCCTCGACCACCTGGAGCGCCTGACCGGGGACCCGGAGACCGCCCACTCCCACGAGGCGGCGCACCCTTCGGCGTACGACGACGTCCCCCCGGCCGACGACCCGGAGTGGCCGCCCCCTCCGGAGGACGACGAGGCGCGGGACGAGGAAGCGCCCTACGGAGACGCCGGATTCCCGGACGGCGATCTCCCCGACGCCGCTTTCGCCGACCCGGACGCCGATCTGGACCTGGCCGAGTGGGACTCCCTGCCGACGGAACGCCCGACGATCCCGCACCCCGCCGGCGCCCCGGAAGACCCGGTGACCCCGGAGCCACGGGGCACCGCCCACGCGCGCGTGCCGCTCCCCGCCCAGCCCTCGCAGGCCCGCCCGCACCCGGCCGACCCCGACCACGGCGACGGTCAG is a genomic window containing:
- a CDS encoding UvrD-helicase domain-containing protein, which produces MPPRITDPEQLKELLGIPFTPEQTACITAPPAPQVIVAGAGSGKTTVMAARVVWLVGTGQVAPEQVLGLTFTNKAAGELAERVRQALIKAGVTDPEAVDPDNPPGEPVISTYHAFAGRLLTDHGLRIGLEPTSRLLADATRFQLAARVLREAPGPYPALTRSFPDLVSDLLALDSELAEHLVRPDRLRAYDTELLRALDGAKLTNADLRKVPETAAARLELAELVERYRAAKRSRDLLDFGDQIALSATLARTRAEVGEILRDEFRVVLLDEYQDTSVAQRILLSGLFGGGTGHPVTAVGDPCQAIYGWRGASVANLDDFPEHFAYADGRPARRHALSENRRSGGRLLDLANGLAEPLRAMHAGVEALRPAPGAERDGMVRCALLRTHAEEIDWLGDSIAHLVRTGKAPGEIAVLCRTATDFAEIQGALVARDIPVEVVGLSGLLHLPEVADLVAVCEVLQDPGANASLVRLLTGPRWRIGARDLALLGRRARLLVRPGHTAPDDPDRRLAEAVEGVDPAEVISLADALDTFLESPLDPGDASGDDGLPFSADARVRFARLAAELRDLRRSLSDPLMDVLHRVLAVTGLEVELSASPGALAARRRETLSNFLDVAASFAANDNGATLLAFLGFLRTAAQYEKGLDNALPGGENTVKVLTAHKSKGLEWDVVAVPGLVNGTFPSAQGREKWTAQAKVVPHELRGDAATLPDIDAWDAKGMKAFHEAMKDHQRTEELRLGYVTFTRPRSLLLGSGHWWGPSQKKPRGPSDFLWALHDHCAAGHGEIEAWADEPAEDEENPALSEAGTEQAWPLPLDDASLARRRAAARTVLDHLERLTGDPETAHSHEAAHPSAYDDVPPADDPEWPPPPEDDEARDEEAPYGDAGFPDGDLPDAAFADPDADLDLAEWDSLPTERPTIPHPAGAPEDPVTPEPRGTAHARVPLPAQPSQARPHPADPDHGDGQDGGRVTRTRLTPEEARTLASWDRDLDALTGELLRAREAVRDIPVPPSLTASELMHLAADPDGFAKELARPMPRPPQPAARRGTRFHAWVESRFEELTLPVLAPEDLPGGGPGEAEIADERDLEALKEAFERTEYARRTPHRVEVPFQFVIANRVIRGRIDAVYKEGDGDDATYEIVDWKTSRTRTADPLQLAVYRLAWAEQQGVPPESVRAAFLYVRSGEVARPRNLPGRADLERLLLEEPAGVPGGEPPHEPTPDGG